ttgtttattatattttttgagGTGCGGTTATATTTAAACAggaaaaatgagatgtttattCAAATTTCCTTACTATGAAAACCCGCTGTTTATCAGGCCCCAGGCTTCCTCTAATGCTATTATTAGTTGTTAAAGGAAACGGATGTAAGACCAGACAAAGGCATATCAGCAGTATAGATCAGGAGTTTCTATAACACTCTGTTTATTGTTTCAACATCATATTatgcattatgatttttttaagccaTATTGTTGTTGCTGGCTTTTTGTTGTTTGATCTTTAAAGAATTGAAACTAAAGGACATTAATTGCCTAAATATTCTCAATACTTATTccagtaattaaaaaattgagttGTTTAATactaaaaattattattagtttCATAAACAAATCAAGCTAAATGAATAAATAGTTCCTGGTACTCTCATGAATACTTCCTAGTATATTATCTAAAATGATGAGATAGGAGACCTACCAAAATATCAGTACCAGACAGTGTTCATTAGATTGGTTTGCTCAAGTTTAACACTTCCTAATTCAAGACCTGTTGAAAGTACACTAGTcgaataattataatatattaatagGAATCTCATAGTCCAACCAAAGCCTCCGCCTACATCAGATTTGGATTGCTCTCATGAGGAAAGAAATGTTATTGGTGAAACTGAAActaatgttgatatttttagttACTTTTCAGGATATAATACAAATTACATAGTTTGAGTGATGAGAGGCACTTGTGTTGATATTCATAGAAGTGTAATAATAATTGAAGTAAAGTCGGTAGAAAGAATTTTCTGGAAGAGGcaagataatttgaaaaattatctgaGGTATATTAAGAATTGGATTCAGTTTTGagacaaaaaaattctttaatgtATTTGAGATTAGTCACAACAACAAACATACACCGGTAACATGTAACATTAAATGAGGATGATTTGAATTTGCAAGGAAATATAAAACTTTGGACGGGGGCGTACTAGGCGTTGTATATCCTCCTCCCCTTCCCCACTTGAAGCAAAGAagatgaaacattattttttggcTTGTGTGCGttaattttagaataaattttaCTATGGAAGTCAATGATATGCTTTCATTCTGTAAACACGGTATAGGTTTCAAAATTAAGCTGCACATAGTTTTATGccaaaatcttgatcatttacTGTTCTAGATTGCAAATTGTAGGTATGAATGGGTCTTGAATCCATcctaaaatacttttatttaaaggataagtttttattgatttttattattgatttatcaaaatGGAGTCTAAACCCATAATGGTTCAAATGCGTGGTTTTCaccaaaatgtttcattttatttataaatgtcaAAGAATTGAAGTTACTCGCTATTCCTGAAATGTGTCAACGTGGCTTAGTGTGAAAGGCAGAACTTATCGGACAAGTGGGTGTTCAAATCATAGCCGGCgtgtcttttttattttctgtgttttttaagtaaaacattgtaattattttgaacaaatatttaatacCTTTATATAACGACCAACATTACGTAATGTTCATGCTCTGTACACACAATGTCACAAACTAATAAAACGATGGAGATAAGTACCaagtataaatgaaaatttttaatttgtcagAGAATGTActtatatgttttacatgtagtgATGTACACTTTCAAATAATTCAACATTCTGGGCGCGGGGGATTTGTCAGGCCTTGTACGCCCttgtcttttaaaaagataggGGAAAATACAGAAATGAATAAAACCACATATATAAATTTTGCACGTTGCAgttgaaattataaaaagaaaagaaaatgaataacgCATCATATATATAATAGAGTTGTTGAACACATAAATATGAACACAATTTAGTTTGTTCTTAAAAAAGAGACAATTGCTATAAACACCAGACTCCAAAATACTAAACAGTGTGAGAACACCGTGCAGGCAAAAATCAAGCTAATCTTATTTCAACTGTACACTAGTATATCTGCTAACTAACTTTTTTTAACGCTAATGTATAACACATCATAGAGATATTAAAAGTTTTGAACACAATAAATATAATCACATGTTGGTTCTTTAAAAAGAGACAGTTACTGCATGAACAGTATGAGGACACCGTTCAGACTAGAACCAAGTCaatcttataaaaaatatagtacagatgtatacttgtatatctacttatttattttttaaaattttcttttttgaccAAAGGagctatgaaaaaaaataagatagcAAACAAATTCTCTCTCAGCTTTGAAGCTTTCCAGTTTCTGAATAAATTTGAAGTAGCTGggagttttttgttgttgtaatatTAAGGTTTTACGTATCCGAAAGTGCCGGGAATACTAGAACAAAATGTCGTCTTCAATACAGAATGTTCATTTACAAGGTAAACAACGTAAGGGGCATGCTCTGATATTCTATATTTACACAATAGTTTGCTTTATGCGATAATAGCTgcaaaagatattttatattgataaaagCTATTTCCTTATACGCTATACACGGATGttaaaaacttttgaacaatTTCGTATGAACGCGTCCGCATAAGCACAAACTGTTTAACATTACCGACTTCTTGTTCCCCAAAATTTCCAAGtcctttaaacaataaaattcaaacttaaCTAATCTTGTAATTATCGATCAACAGATTTCATCACCATTGTATTTGAAAAAACCCCAACACTATTAAATCAGTATAAAGCATACTAATTTTATATAGTCCTCATAAACAATCTAATAtcaatgttgtttttaatttaaacattttaaatattttctatcatatgggaattcataaaatattcaatcaaaaattaaaatattaatgttaaaaccAACTCTTATTGGAGACTCATGTGAGCTTTTATGATTTTGTCCGTTGTCTATCGTTGGTGTTGTCATTTTTGCATCTTCTCCAAAACCACTGGACCAATTTAAATCAAACTTGAAACTAAGCATTACTGGGTGAAGGGGATATAAGTTTGTTctaatgaagggccacaccctcttaaaaggggagataatgttgaatcattgaaaatttattagtatttttcaaaactctTCGCTAAaatcatttggccagaaaagatgaaacttgtgtggaagtatcctcatgTATagtatattcaattttattcaaattattatatCCGGGAATAAAGTGGGGCCACAACGGAAGGGCTGTGTGTGTCAAATAttcacataggaatatgtagagaaatcTTCTTAAGAAACAAATTGGCCAGAAAGTTGGTggagcatcatcaggtagtgtagatttaagttttttcaaataatgattcaCAGGCCGGGTGAGGTTGGGACACAATGGGGAtgaattaatagaaaaaaatctttaaaaatcttactcTCTAAACCTGAAACAACAAAAGGAGCTCAAGATATAAACTCATCTAAGTTgtttagatattttgtatttgatactcTAAAGATGGTCTACAGCTCTTATtagctattgttgctcaggtgagcgatgtggcccctgggttTCTGgtcttaatttgaagaaaacgTTGTCTGAATTCCAAGCACTGTCATATCTATGAAAAAGATATATACTCAATTGATAAGCATTACAGTAAAGAACCTTAACTATTTGTTAACCTGGGTGGTTATATATCCAGTTTCTATATCTctaattaaaacaaactttCTTTCCttctgttatattttagaagttGATGAAGAGACTTTGTTCCGAGTCAACAATGCTAATGATGGAAATTGGGTGAAGCTTCCTGCTTCAAATAGCAACTAAATGCAATAGTTACAAACTTCTGAACCCATACAGCTAATTCAAAGATCCGAATAAAGCCGCAGCTATTTAGTTGTATGCATGGTATTATTCACACAGAGTGCTGCTACTGAGTGGTAATAAGCTAAAGAGTGGTAATAAGCTACAGAGGGGAAGTAAACAACTGAGTGGTAATAAACTACAGAGTGGTAATAAGCTACAGAGGAGTAATAAGCTACAGAGGGGTAGTAAGCAACTGAGTGGTAATAAGCTACAGAGTGGTAATAAGCTACAGAGTGGTAATAAGCTACAGAGGAGTAATAAGCTACAGAGGGGTAGTAAGCAACTGAGTGGTAATAAGCTACAGAGTGGTAATAAGCTACAGAGTGGTAATAAGCTACAGAGGAGTAATAAGCTACAGAGGGGTAGTAAGCAACTGAGTGGTAATAAGCTACAGAGTGGTAATAAGCAACTGAGTGGTAATAAGCTACAGAGTGGTAATAAGCTACCGAGGGGTAATAAGCTACAGAGGGGTAGTAAGCAACTGAGTGGTAATAAGCTACAGAGTGGTAATAAGCAACTGAGTAGTAATAAGCTACAGAGGAGTAATAAGCTACAAAGGGGTAGTCAGCAACTGAGTGGTAATAAGCTACAGAGTGGTAATAAGCTACAGAGTGGTAATAAGCTACAGAGGAGTAATAAGTTACAGAGGAGTAGTAAGCAACTGAATGGTAATAAGCTACAGAGTGGTAATAAGCTACAGAGGGGTAATAAGCTACAGAGGGGTAGTAAGCAACTGAGTGGTAATAAGCTACAGAGTGGTAATAAGCAACTGAGTGGTAATAAGCTACAGAGTGGTAATAAGCTACAGAGTGGTAATAAGCTACAGAGGAGTAATAAGCTACAGAGGAGTTGTAAGCAACTGAGTGGTAATAAGCTACAGAGTGGTAATAAGCTACAGAGTGGTAATAAGCTACAGAGGAGTAATAAGCTACAGAGGAGTAGTAAGCAACTGAGTGGTAATAAGCTACAGAGTGGTAATAAGCAACTTAGTGGTAATAAGCTACAGAGTGGTAATCAGCTACAGAGTGGTAATCAGCTACAGAGTGGTAATAAGCTACAGAGGGGTAATAAGCTACAGAGTGGCAATAAGCTACAGAGGGGTAATAAGCTACAGAGTGGTAGTAAGCAACTGAGTGGTAATAAGCTACAGAGGGGTAATAAGCTACAGAGGGGTAATAAGCTACAGAGTGGTAATAAGCTACAGAGGAGTaataagctacatgtacataggaGTACTACACTACTAAGTGGTAATAAGCTACAGAGTGGTAATAAGCTACAGAGTGGTAATTAGCTACAGAGGAGTAATAAGCTACAGAGTGGTAGTAAGCAACTGAGTGGTAATAAGCTACAGAGTGGTAATAAGCAACTGAGTGGTAATAAGCTACAGAGTGGTAATAAGCTACAGAGGGGTAATAAGCTACAGAGGGGTAGTAAGCAACTGAGTGGTAATAAGATACAGAGTGGTAATAAGCAACTGAGTGGTAATAAGCTACAGAAGAGTAATAAGCTACAGAAGGGTAGTAAGCAACTGAGTGGTAATAAGCTACAGAGTGGTAATAAGCTACAGAGTGGTAATAAGCTACAGAGGAGTAATAAGCTACAGAGGGGTAGTAAGCAACTGAGTGGTAATAAGCTACAGAGTGGTAATAAGCTACAGAGTGGTAATAAGCTACAGAGGAGTAATAAGCTACAGAGGGGTAGTAAGCAACAGAGTGGTAATAAGCAACTGAGTGGTAATAAGCTACAGAGTGGTAATAAGCTACAGAGTGGTAATAAGCTACCGAGGGGTAATAAGCTACAGAGTGGTAATAAGCTACAGAGGGGTAATACGCTACAGAGGGGTAATAAGCTACAGAGTGGTAGTAAGCTACAGAGGGGTAATAAGCTACAGAGTGGTAATAAGCTACAGAGGAGTAATAAGCTACAGAGTGGTAATAAGCTACAGAGTGGTAATAAGCTACAGAAAGataataaaatacagttttgaTAATCTATCAGGAAAGATAACAATTTCAAGAATATGGGACCGACCTCTCCTTAGTACTtgccaatacatgtatattgaaagaATAAATTTAGGTTATCCTTTTTCATTGCTAAccttacattgtatttgattattgatttatattaatgaaatttgaaatattcgATGTTGATAAAAGATTCTTTCCAATTCGTTCCCCATGTTTGAAAACTTACACGTTTTCATCTGACACTTGATCTTTTGTTGGCTTTTTTTGAACCGCGGCATATTGTACCACATCCTGGGTTGTTGTGTATCCATCGGGTTCATTGTGGTGTGTTAACAGCAAAGATTGTCTGTCGAGaataaatgcatgtttatttattaCACTCACAACATGTAAATTTAACACACAAACtaattgaccccccccccccccccccccgaggaATTTACGAAGTTAAAGTATTCTAGGAGTTGGTTGCCGATTAaaactgtgtgtatatatatatatatatatatatatatatatatatatatatatatatatatatatatatatatatatatatatatatatatatatataaggtatCCCTTGCATTCTAATAATTTCAACAATATATTGTAAATAGCTTAATGAATAGAATTTTTCTTCCGAATTCACAATCCCCGTAATCAGAGCTAATGACAAAATGAGAACCTACTCTCGCATTTCCATTAAATCTCTAGGGGAAGAGTACTCTCCGTGAGTGTCTTCAGGAATAGCATTTGATGAAGGAGATCTGAAATACAACCAGTCAACTTTCTTTGCATTCACTGAATCATATCGTACATGAACGTATCAGTCATTATCGTGTAAAAGAAacattctttattttaattttttgttaatggtgtcaaattaaattttgaaattaatttgtgtAATTTCTTGAAGAGAGAAACAACAAAAGGCAAATTTATTGACTGTTTTGGGGGCAACATGCATTTCGCCCATTACTGATACCGTGTTTCAAAACGCAAGTTGCCAGATcccaaacatatttttttactaaGTTTGCCTTCGTTCCATGTTCTTTGGGATTACGTAAGCGGATCAATACATGTGTAAGTGGCTTATAATGGGCCAATTAAAAAGtacaattcattaattaaacaaGATACCCCAGGACCTTaacttattattatataatttgaaaaatgattcattaattttcaattcgatattaaattttataaaatgaaatcaaaatatattgaaagaGGAAGAAtttgttaaattgaatactgtggtttcatcaatattcgttgaataccaattttcgtggatttcgttgttaagttgatccacgaaattaaatgttcattaaagttcaatttcaactaacaaTTGGTATTGATAGGATCcttggccacgaaattacgttttcttgaaactgtggttttcagaaaatccacgaaaattgatacccatgaaaattaatgaaaccacagtattactTATTTCAGTTTTAGGGAGGCtggatggtaaaaaaaaactaacccCCAGATTTGCCTAAAATCCtgagatatgatttgtttatctaTAAACTACTATTTACTATATAAGAAATGATCCGAACATTCTTCTTTTTAAAGGGTGTTAtccaatattttataaataattcttttaaaggagatcaatacagtctaaaaatggcgaGGACCATCGAGCACTCTTAGAATTACTTGATTTCATTTAAAACGAGATTTTTACAATTCTGCTGAAATCGTTTAAAGCCTTTTGCCGGTATTGACACATCTAACTAAATATCAGTTAAACACTCCCGTATCCGTACGCGTATCTTACACAAATTTCACTATTGCCAATCTTAACAGCTTATCAATGATACTCTTACGCATTGATCAGTTACAACCATTGACTTATACCTATTTCTCTTTTTTCCTTAAAGTTGTCTCAATTAATAttgaacaacataaacagtAAATAGTCttcattttctttgaattttcaaaTGAGATGAACTTTTACAATTATAGATTAGCAAGAACGCAAATAATATTCAACAAGGTATAAAAGATCGGTTTGGACTAACAAGTTTATCGAATTTGAATCGGATGTGTATGATACAAATGACtgtatttcattctttttaaattcaacattaagaaattcaaacaaatatcatatatagAAAGCATTATTGACATTAAGAATGAAGAATATAGAGCAATGATGCATTACCTCTGtgaaatcactttttttttggtttctacGCGTTTCtgtcttgtttttcttttccatattaaaatgatgtttatgaGAGCAAGTGATGTACTTAGGCTGATAAACACCATTGCAATGGGTACCCAAGTATTTAGGGTACACAAAGTCATTCCACGATCTTTCTGACATATGTTGATAAAACTACACTGATCACaatcatggtacatgtatttcattccCGAATTTCTAACATACACGGCTATAAAAGCGCTTGCATTTGGCGCATTTGATCTGTTTGGATTGACACCGGTGCATATATAGGTCCCAAAATCCGTGACTTTTAGGCTATCAAACACTAATTTTGATTTGTCATAGGAAGGCTTAATCAGTGTTTCCTCCGATTTGTTATGGGGCTGAAATCTCCAGGTGAAGACAGGTGGTGGGTTACTGACAGTTCTACACTGAATGGTGAGAGGTTCCCCTACAAAGAACTCTGATTTGGGAGGTAACAGTTTGATTAAGGGTTCGTCAGGCCCGTCTGTAATGTAAATTACAGATATCTTGAAACGTTGTGCATACTTATCTCCTATGATATTTCAATACTTTCTTTGTATTAGGTTATActgaaatacattaaaatgtaGACGACTAGAAACATACCACAATGCTATTGGTCTAATagtcttatttttttcattctaatatacatgtactagtatgctATATATGATTGATTTTCAAGTGAtatcttaaagaaaatttaGAGATTTAGCAATGGTAGATTTGATAAAGAAACTGTACCTCAGCGTTAATTTCTTATGCCGATCATTAAAGTTTTCATAGAGCAATCGGAATTCCAACAATATTACTGACTTAAATCGAAAAAAATGAATCTCGAcatcattcagtttttattttttctaaatatatcgCAAATAAAGTGAAAtcattatagaaaataataactTACGTTATATGAAATTGTGTAAATACTCAACAATCTACACAAATTGTTAAGTATCAAATAATGTATACCTACATAATACAGTAATTTTAGGCGATTTCCTGCTTGCTTCTTGACCTCTAGTTAAACTGTTTTGGGACGAACATCGAAAAAATGCGCCATTGTCGTCTCTGGTTACAGTAAAAGTAATATTTATGGTTTCTGTACAGCTGCCTGTGTTATTGGTTGTCGAACTGGATGTGTATATCAATTCTGGTTTAAAGTTCTCTAAATATTTCCAGATCTGTATATATCCCCGTGGACTTCCAACATCAGCACTACAAATCAAACTAAGGGACTGGTTTTCTTCGAGCTTAGTATGAAACAAAAGAAACTCATTTGGTTCTCTAGATTTTGCTGAAAGAAATGCAATCAATATATACCATAAacagttttatacatgtacatgaacacaTCTAAAACAAAATACGTTGTTTTTTTCCATTCAAATTTTATGTTGTTGCAAGAACAAGAATGTGCTTTTATGATAATTCTGAATGGAATTTAATCTTATACGATGTATAAGATTCATGTTAATGTTtgcttttaaaggggcatggtaacgattttggtcaaattttatttttctgtttttaatatttacaatgctttggaaatgcattcctaataatcaaatgaaatttgggtgccagtcaatgagttttaagcaagatagagggctcacaattcttcgtcatgtaaacaaggctcgtgccctgcttttgtttacataggttcaatataccagtaaaaattctttttcaagctaattaatctatttcttatttattttaagcataaataaacagttcctaacgattaacacattcactCTAGGTCTAATAcgggaattttcacttcaactttcaaaatgtaaacaaatgctttgtttacatagcgacgaattgtaagctctgtaactcgcttataactcaacatatgacactcaaattttggttgcccattgaaaatgccttactgaagcatcgTACACATTAAAaccggaaaaataatttttgaccaaaatcgtgaccatgcccctttaatcagGTAATTTTTTTGGATAAAAGAACATGTTGCAATCAAATTTTGTACAGACGACAACCATGTTATTTCGCTGAGCTTTCCCCTAAAAATATGACTAAcagattaaaagaaaataaccgtagaaatgttatcattttaaacaaaaattacgaATAAACAACTATATGtgtattgctttaaaaatatttctctataCGAGgagttcaaattttcaaatgtcGTGCGAAttagtttaagaaaaaaataaatataaacatagataataaatatatatttacaatcaaATTCAACGACAGTCTGATTGGTCTTTTCTTTGATTGAACTGTCTGAATAGTATTGTATCCAGCATCGGTATGTTCCCCCATCGCCACAAACAGGATCCTTTATTATCATAACAGCAGCAAGGGAGGTATTTGGTCCTATGAGTTCTGTCCTGTTGTTGTAAAaattctgcatttttttttcaataaacggTTGTTGGCCCCCAGGTGGTGAAAAC
This genomic window from Magallana gigas chromosome 5, xbMagGiga1.1, whole genome shotgun sequence contains:
- the LOC105330908 gene encoding cell adhesion molecule 3, coding for MDASKFIQQMIIFLFSWHNVSSLAMQTIALILQNDNRIILNCTYNKEKEEAISQRNIKWQKQIGDEFKDIAVFSPPGGQQPFIEKKMQNFYNNRTELIGPNTSLAAVMIIKDPVCGDGGTYRCWIQYYSDSSIKEKTNQTVVEFDSKSREPNEFLLFHTKLEENQSLSLICSADVGSPRGYIQIWKYLENFKPELIYTSSSTTNNTGSCTETINITFTVTRDDNGAFFRCSSQNSLTRGQEASRKSPKITVLYGPDEPLIKLLPPKSEFFVGEPLTIQCRTVSNPPPVFTWRFQPHNKSEETLIKPSYDKSKLVFDSLKVTDFGTYICTGVNPNRSNAPNASAFIAVYVRNSGMKYMYHDCDQCSFINICQKDRGMTLCTLNTWVPIAMVFISLSTSLALINIILIWKRKTRQKRVETKKKVISQRSPSSNAIPEDTHGEYSSPRDLMEMREQSLLLTHHNEPDGYTTTQDVVQYAAVQKKPTKDQVSDENVYDSAWNSDNVFFKLRPETQGPHRSPEQQ